The Blastocatellia bacterium sequence TAATACGATTGGCGGCACGACAGCAGGCGCGGGCAATATCATCTCGGGCAATCGCTTTCGCGGCGTGCAAATCTTCAGCCTCGGAGCGAGAGGAACCCAAGTACAGGGCAACTTCATCGGTACCGATGTCAACGGCACAGCAGACCTGGGCAACGCCGGCAGTGGCGTGGTCATCGCGGGCCCGCCCAATAACACGGTTGGTGGAGCGAGCCCGAGCGCGCGCAATATCATCTCGGGCAACGACGGCGGTGGGGTGGTGATTGAGGGTAACAGAGCAAGAGGCAATCAGGTGCTGGGCAACTTCATCGGCACCGATGTCAACGGCACAGCAGACCTGGGAAACTCTTTGGATGGGGTGCAGATCTTCGACGCGCCCAACAACGCCATTGGTGGGACGACGCCTGGTGCGCGCAACGTCATATCGGGCAACAACGGCAACGGCGTGGCGATCAACGGCTCATTGGCAACGGAGAGTCAAGTGCAAGGCAACTACATTGGCACGGATGTCAGCGGAACACGGGACCTAGGCAACTCCCACGATGGCGTCCTCATCTCTAGCGCGCCTAGTAACACGATTGGCGGCGCGGCAGCGGGCGCGGGCAATATCATCTCGGGCAATGGCTTTATCGGCGTGCGAATCTTGAGCCCCGGAGCGAGCGGAACCCAAGTGCAGGGCAACTATATTGGCACGGATGTCAATGGCACAGCAGACCTGGGAAACTCTTTGGGTGGGGTGCAGATCTTCGACGCGCCCAACAACACCATTGGCGGGACGACGCCTGGTGCGCGCAACGTCATATCGGGCAACAAGCACCACGGTGTGCAGATCATCGGCAGCGGAGCGACAGAAACTCAAGTACAGGGCAACTACATCGGCACCGATCTCACCGGCATGGTTGCCTTGGCAACGCCGGCAACGGCATTCTGATTGACGACGCGCCCAACAACACCATTGGCGGGACGAGCGCGGGCGCACGCAACATCATCTCGGGTAACAACTTCATCGGCCTTTGGATCAGTGGTACCGGTGCGAGTGGCAATCGGGTGCAAGGCAACTACATCGGCACCGATGTCACCGGTACGCTCGCTTTGGGCAACTCCGGCAACGGCATTCTAATTGAGGGCGCGCCCAACAACACGATCGGCGGCACCACCGAGAGCGCACGCAACATCATCTCGGGCAACGGTAGGGTCGGCGTGGAAATCAGTAGCAGCACGGCGAGTGGCAATCAGGTGCGAGGCAACTTCATCGGCACCGATGTCACCGGCACGGCCGACCTGGGCAATTTCCTCGATGGTGTGTTCATCCTCGACGCGTCCAACAACACGATTGGCGGGACGACCGCGGGCGCACGCAACATCATCTCGGGTAACAACGGCAACGGTGTGCGGATCTTTGCCTTCTTTGGCAGGGGTGCGAGTGGCAATCATGTGCAAGGTAACTTCATCGGCACCGATGTCACCGGTGCGGCCGACCTGGGCAACTCTGGCAACGGCATTCTGATTGAGGGTGCGCCCAACAACATGATTGGCGGGACGGCCGCCGGCGCAGGGAATCTCATCGCCTTTAACGGCCAGCCGGGCGTGTTTGTGGCTGGCACTACCACGACCGGCAATGCTATTCGCCGCAATTCGATCCACAGCAACGGCGGCTTGGGCATTGATCTTGAACCCCTGGGCGGGACGCCAGGCGTGACGCCAAATGATGCCTGCGATGGCGACACAGGGGCGAATAATCTGCAGAACTTCCCCGTGCTTGTTTCCGCCTCCTCCAGTGGCGGCAGCACAACCATCACAGGCACACTCAACGGCGTCGCCAATCGCCTTTTCATTCTCGATTTCTTTGCCACGACGCCGTGCGATCCGTCAGGTCATGGTGAAGGCCAGACGTTCCTGGGCAGCGCCACCGTCACCACCGACAGCACTTGCAATGCGAGCTTCACCGTCACCGTGCCGATTGCTCTGACCAGTGCTCAAAACGTCACCGCCACGGCCACCGATACCACGACCAATGACACGTCGGAGTTCTCCGCGTGCGTCGGCGTGACGGTGCCACCCAATCAACCACCCAACGCGGTGGATGACACAGTATGGACGCTACAGAGGTTACAGGAAAACAGAGAACAAGTCGGCTGCCGCTCTGCTTTCGCCTGGAAACGGCACCACCGTGCGACCCACATAGCAGCAGCAAGGGAAGTCTGAGGTAAGTAAGTGGACAAAAAGTTCCGGGAGATTTTGGGGGACGGGGTGGAGGGACGGGACGTTTTGGAGTGCGGTGACATATCACCGCTTTCCGGCCAAAGCTGCGACAAGTCGCAGCACTCCAAAAACGCCACGAACTTTTGTCACGTTACTTAGTTCATGTCACGCGAAAAAGACTCCCCTGTTTCAGGAGCGGAATAATGCGGCTGAGTTTTTAGTAGCAGCCATAGCAATAGAATTCTCATCAGCACGCCTTCCTCTGCGGAGCACACCAACACTTGTCATACCAAATGCCGAGCGAAGATCGCACATTGCTGCTCAGTCAGCTTAGTTTCCGCCATACTTTTTGGCTGCATGAACGCCGCGTTTGCCTCCGCAATTGGTATAAAACCTTGATCGCGTGCTAGAATGATTGCATGATTCCGCAGAGCTTACGGCCATATTTTTGGGACATTGACATCGAGC is a genomic window containing:
- a CDS encoding right-handed parallel beta-helix repeat-containing protein; its protein translation is MQGNYIGTDVTGTLALGNSGNGILIEGAPNNTIGGTTESARNIISGNGRVGVEISSSTASGNQVRGNFIGTDVTGTADLGNFLDGVFILDASNNTIGGTTAGARNIISGNNGNGVRIFAFFGRGASGNHVQGNFIGTDVTGAADLGNSGNGILIEGAPNNMIGGTAAGAGNLIAFNGQPGVFVAGTTTTGNAIRRNSIHSNGGLGIDLEPLGGTPGVTPNDACDGDTGANNLQNFPVLVSASSSGGSTTITGTLNGVANRLFILDFFATTPCDPSGHGEGQTFLGSATVTTDSTCNASFTVTVPIALTSAQNVTATATDTTTNDTSEFSACVGVTVPPNQPPNAVDDTVWTLQRLQENREQVGCRSAFAWKRHHRATHIAAAREV